In a genomic window of Amyelois transitella isolate CPQ chromosome 29, ilAmyTran1.1, whole genome shotgun sequence:
- the LOC106137458 gene encoding DAZ-associated protein 2 isoform X2 — translation MADKKVTPPLGAYPQPQPPQGPFLPAPPHQAAPQYGVAGGSPYGVTFGGAGAGAGGVYAPPPYDQLQHHQAIPALSQQLPMYSPAAAMYAAAAGYPGYIGYPVQYYPYYPAAAVQPSIQPLRPTIMIPNGFEAGSRFEGLAQTLLPPAPPGVPPSPAHLAHLQPHQVLWR, via the exons atggcAGACAAAAAAG TGACGCCCCCCCTCGGCGCGTACCCACAGCCGCAGCCGCCCCAGGGGCCGTTTCTACCAGCGCCGCCGCACCAGGCCGCGCCGCAGTATGGCG TCGCCGGGGGTTCCCCTTACGGCGTGACGttcggcggcgcgggcgcaggcGCGGGGGGAGTGTACGCGCCCCCGCCCTACGACCAGCTACAGCACCACCAGGCGATACCGGCGCTCAGTCAGCAGTTACcg ATGTACAGCCCAGCGGCGGCCATGTACGCGGCGGCGGCCGGATATCCGGGCTACATCGGGTACCCGGTGCAATACTACCCGTACTACCCGGCCGCGGCTGTCCAGCCGTCCATACAGCCGCTGCGGCCCACTATCATGATACCT AACGGATTCGAGGCGGGTTCCCGGTTCGAGGGGCTGGCGCAGACGCTGctgccgcccgcgccgcccggCGTGCCGCCCTCGCCCGCGCACCTCGCGCACCTGCAGCCGCACCAAGTGCT GTGGCGTTAA
- the LOC106137458 gene encoding DAZ-associated protein 2 isoform X1, with protein MADKKVTPPLGAYPQPQPPQGPFLPAPPHQAAPQYGVAGGSPYGVTFGGAGAGAGGVYAPPPYDQLQHHQAIPALSQQLPMYSPAAAMYAAAAGYPGYIGYPVQYYPYYPAAAVQPSIQPLRPTIMIPQNGFEAGSRFEGLAQTLLPPAPPGVPPSPAHLAHLQPHQVLWR; from the exons atggcAGACAAAAAAG TGACGCCCCCCCTCGGCGCGTACCCACAGCCGCAGCCGCCCCAGGGGCCGTTTCTACCAGCGCCGCCGCACCAGGCCGCGCCGCAGTATGGCG TCGCCGGGGGTTCCCCTTACGGCGTGACGttcggcggcgcgggcgcaggcGCGGGGGGAGTGTACGCGCCCCCGCCCTACGACCAGCTACAGCACCACCAGGCGATACCGGCGCTCAGTCAGCAGTTACcg ATGTACAGCCCAGCGGCGGCCATGTACGCGGCGGCGGCCGGATATCCGGGCTACATCGGGTACCCGGTGCAATACTACCCGTACTACCCGGCCGCGGCTGTCCAGCCGTCCATACAGCCGCTGCGGCCCACTATCATGATACCT CAGAACGGATTCGAGGCGGGTTCCCGGTTCGAGGGGCTGGCGCAGACGCTGctgccgcccgcgccgcccggCGTGCCGCCCTCGCCCGCGCACCTCGCGCACCTGCAGCCGCACCAAGTGCT GTGGCGTTAA